CATATTCCTCGCGTATCTGGGTACGATGGTCAGTTCCGTCGATTCGTCTGCTGTTCTCGCCGTTCCCGCTTCACCAGTGCTCGCGACAGGCGGGATACTTCTCGGTGTTTCGTTCGGTGGCCTCTTGCCGATTCTCGCACGGTCGGGTGGACACTCCAGTTTCGTGACTGCCGTCGGGAACGCACTCACGTCGGCAGTGTTCCTGGGTCTGTTCGTCGTCGCACCTCCCACGAGTGTGGTGTATGCGACGGCGTACCTGGCGAGTCGAACTGGTGTTCTCTGGCGTGGATTCCGACCGTGAAATCACTATAGTAGAGTCAGGAGGTCGACCCACGCACCACTATCGGGTTTACGACCGACAGGAACGTACAACTAACAGAGAAGTGGTTCGCTCCCTGTCCGTTACTACGATCGCGTGACGACCGTCGTCGACTCAGCCGTCTCCTCGAGCACGCGGTGGGCGTAGAAGGCCACGGAGAAGTCCTGCGGGGAGGGGATCGAACACGCCAGCCAGCCGACGAGGACGGCGGCGACGGCCGGATGCGAACTCGGGAACGCGGTTGCGAGGACCAGCGCGGGCACCGCGAGTACGAAGGGGATCATCGCTGCGGTCCGAAGCTGCCAGGGGGGTTCGTCCCCGGTCGGCCGCGGGTGAACGGCCGCCCAGGGACAGCTCGCCAGGGCGGCGAGGACGCCGTCGCGTCGGTCGGGGAAGTACACGACGTCGTAGTCGATGCCGGCGAGTCGAAGTACCAGGGCGTGGGCCCACTCGTGGGCGACCAGGCCGAGCAGTACCGTTATCGGGAGGGCGATTCCAGCAACCAGTAGATCGATTCCGTTCATTCGTCGTTTGCGCTCGTATCGGTCTCTCACGAACGGGTTATCAATCCGTCGGTCTGACCAACTCACGCACTCGAGGATTCGAGTCGGGGGAGAAACCGTTCGGGGTGGATAGTTTGCGACTTGAAGTAGGCGCCAACCCGGCGGCACGATAACCGTGAACAACGGTTAAGTATACTGGTGCGTTATAGCATGCCATGAAGTTCGCTGACGAGATCGAATTCGGACACGAGGACCGAAAGCGAATCTACGAGTACGTCGAGCGCCACGGGGCGGTCGACCCCGACGACGCCCAGGAGCGCCTCCGGATCGATCCCGGCGGCTTCCGACATCACGTCGCCATCCTCAAACGCGACGGCCGACTCGAGGACCGGAACGGTCGCCTGCAGGTAGCTATCGACGCGGGAGCTGAAGAGGAGTACCAGAGCGATGACCTCGAGTTTCACATCCGCCCGGCCCGCCAGGACGACCTCGCGGGAATAGTCGGCGCGATTCGGCAGGTCGCTGAGGAACGAACCTACATCGTCGCCGAGAGCGTCGCCGACGAGGTCGACCACCAGAACGCCCTGCTCCGGCACAACGAACTGGAGTCCAGGATGTTCTTCGTCGCGACCGTCGGCGACGAGGTCGTCGGCTGGGTCCACCTCCACGCGCCCGAACTCGAGAAACTGAGCCACACGGCCGAACTCACGGTCGGCGTCATCGAGGAGTACCGCGGGAACGGGATCGGCTCACACCTCCTCTCGCGTGGGCTCGAGTGGGCCGGCAGCAATGCCTACGAGAAAGTCTACAACAGCGTCCCCTCGAGCAACGAGGACGCCATTGCCTTCCTCGAGGGCCACGGCTGGGAGGTCGAAGCGATTCGCGAGGATCACTACAAGCTCGAGGGCGAGTACGTCGACGAAGTAATGATGGCCCTCGAACTGTAGCACCGCTCTCGTCTGGACGCCTCGAGCGAACTCGGAGAACCGAAAGACAGTTTTCCCGATCCCGGTAACGGACGGTATGCTCTCGATCGCGCTTGCCGGGAAGCCCAACGCCGGCAAGTCCACGTTCTACACTGCGGCGACGATGGCCGATGTCGACGTCGCGAACTACCCGTTCACCACGATCGACGCCAACCGCGGGGTCAGCTACGTCCGCACCGAGTGCCCCTGCCTCG
This region of Natronosalvus halobius genomic DNA includes:
- a CDS encoding GNAT family N-acetyltransferase; its protein translation is MKFADEIEFGHEDRKRIYEYVERHGAVDPDDAQERLRIDPGGFRHHVAILKRDGRLEDRNGRLQVAIDAGAEEEYQSDDLEFHIRPARQDDLAGIVGAIRQVAEERTYIVAESVADEVDHQNALLRHNELESRMFFVATVGDEVVGWVHLHAPELEKLSHTAELTVGVIEEYRGNGIGSHLLSRGLEWAGSNAYEKVYNSVPSSNEDAIAFLEGHGWEVEAIREDHYKLEGEYVDEVMMALEL